A section of the Candidatus Latescibacterota bacterium genome encodes:
- a CDS encoding DMT family transporter, which produces MSHAGELAALGTSLGFTLGPTFFSLAGRRVGSQVVNRIRLLGAAPLLVLLHFALTGAPLPAFDATRWLWLALSGLVGLVAGDACLFRAFVLIGPRLTMLVYSLNPLIAALLARVLFGERLGPLQVLAMAVTLAGVGWVVSERQPRTGPQSAPDGSLAPGLLLALGGGAGQALGLVFARQGLGDGLPALSAHVLRMCAAAVGIWILALAQRQVRLTFRRLREQPRALGTILGGMTFGPVAGVWLAMVAIARTELGVASTLMALPPIFLLPVGRFVFRERVGVRAVAGTLLAVAGAVALFLL; this is translated from the coding sequence GTGAGTCACGCCGGCGAGCTGGCCGCGCTGGGCACCAGCCTCGGCTTCACGCTGGGTCCCACCTTCTTCTCGCTCGCCGGGCGCCGCGTGGGCTCGCAGGTGGTGAATCGCATCCGCCTGCTCGGGGCGGCGCCCCTGCTCGTCCTGCTGCACTTCGCGCTGACGGGCGCGCCGCTCCCCGCCTTCGACGCCACCCGCTGGCTCTGGCTCGCGCTCTCCGGTCTGGTGGGGCTCGTGGCGGGCGACGCCTGCCTCTTCCGCGCCTTCGTGCTGATCGGCCCGCGGCTCACGATGCTCGTCTACAGCCTGAACCCCCTCATCGCGGCACTGCTGGCCCGCGTCCTCTTCGGGGAGCGCCTGGGCCCGCTGCAGGTGCTGGCCATGGCGGTGACCCTCGCCGGCGTGGGCTGGGTGGTAAGCGAACGCCAGCCGAGGACGGGCCCGCAGAGCGCCCCCGACGGCTCCCTGGCGCCCGGACTCCTGCTGGCGCTGGGCGGGGGGGCCGGTCAGGCGCTGGGCCTCGTGTTCGCGCGGCAGGGCCTGGGCGACGGCCTCCCCGCCCTCTCCGCCCACGTGCTGCGCATGTGCGCGGCGGCCGTCGGCATCTGGATCCTCGCGCTGGCCCAGCGGCAGGTGCGGCTCACCTTCCGCCGGCTTCGCGAACAGCCTCGCGCGCTGGGCACGATCCTCGGGGGCATGACCTTCGGTCCGGTGGCGGGCGTCTGGCTGGCCATGGTGGCGATCGCGCGCACGGAGCTCGGCGTGGCCAGCACGCTGATGGCCCTGCCGCCCATCTTCCTGCTGCCGGTGGGCCGCTTCGTGTTCAGGGAGCGGGTCGGGGTGCGCGCCGTGGCCGGCACCCTGCTGGCGGTGGCCGGCGCCGTCGCGCTCTTCCTGCTCTGA